From the genome of bacterium:
CGGCGATGTCGCGGTGCACGGCCTCGGCGAACTGGAGCACCGTGCTGCCAGCGGGCAGGACAAACGGCTCGGCCAGGTCGGGTTTGCCGCCCGGGGCCTTTGGGTAGACCCGGATCACGTTCAGGCTGTCGAATAGCGCCCGCCGCAAATTGTCCACCCCCTCGCCGGTCTCTGCGCTCAGCGGGTGCAGCGCCAGGCCGCTCTCATCCAGCTCTCGAAAGATTTCCAGGGTCTCCCGAGCTCCCGGCGCATCCAGCCTCAGCCCTGCGGCTAACATCGGGCGGGCCAGGACCTGCGGGTCGGATTCACTGCCCCGCAACGGGACAAGCTTTTTCGCCGCCATGTGCTCCAGACACCAGCCCGACTGGCTCAGCGGGTCGCCGGCCAGGTCCAGGCAGAGCAGCACCACATCCGCGGCCTTGAGCAGGTCCACCACCCAGTGCTCCTCGTACTCCTCGGACAGGGGCGGCATGTCCACAAGCTGGATACGGACATCCTCGAACTGCATCATCGCGGCCTGGGGCGCGCGCGTGGTGAACGGGTAGTCGGCCACCTCGGGCGTGGCGTTGGTCAGGGCGGCCACCAGGCTGCTCTTGCCGATGTTGGCCGGGCCGGCCAGGGCGATCTGTCCCGCGCCCTCCTTGCGCACCTTGAACGAGAAGGATTTCCTGCCCCGCGCGGCCGCCTCCTCCTGCTGCTGGCGCAGCCTGGAGAGCTTGTGCTTCAGGTCGGCCTGCATGCGCTCCGTGCCCTTGTGCTTGGGAATCAGGCGGAGCATTTCCTCCAGGCGGCGGACACGTTCCTCGTCGGTGGTGGCGTCCTTGAAGGCTTGTTCGGCTTCC
Proteins encoded in this window:
- a CDS encoding 50S ribosome-binding GTPase; the protein is MPANLTPQYLEAEQAFKDATTDEERVRRLEEMLRLIPKHKGTERMQADLKHKLSRLRQQQEEAAARGRKSFSFKVRKEGAGQIALAGPANIGKSSLVAALTNATPEVADYPFTTRAPQAAMMQFEDVRIQLVDMPPLSEEYEEHWVVDLLKAADVVLLCLDLAGDPLSQSGWCLEHMAAKKLVPLRGSESDPQVLARPMLAAGLRLDAPGARETLEIFRELDESGLALHPLSAETGEGVDNLRRALFDSLNVIRVYPKAPGGKPDLAEPFVLPAGSTVLQFAEAVHRDIAASLKFARIWSKGKYEGQMVNREERLADGDILELHS